The region AATTTGGCATTACAAACCTTAGGCAAAGGGATAGTGGGAACGATTTTAGAGCTGACTGGAGTTACCAGAGAAAAAAACAGCACAAAAATAATTATAACTAGGGCATAAGCCATAATTCTTCCTATTTTCATGCCATTATTCTCCCTTGGTATTTATAAGTAATTATTGTTGAGTTGGTAGAGAAAAAATTGTGTCTTGCACTGGTAATTGTTTGGTTAATTCTGGTGAAATTTGGAAAGTATTTCCTAACACCGAGCTAGGATTGCTGGCTAACCAATTACTTAGATCAATACTCTGGTAATCCCCATCATTGAAAACCACTAAAATATCCAACGATTTTTTGGAACTGTTGCGGAGGGCATGGCCATAACCCTTGGGTACGTAACCCACATCCCCTTGTTGCAGACGACTCACACTGGCTTTACCTTCCGAAGCAAAAACGGTTAAATCCATTTCGCCATCGAGAATATATTGCCACTCGTCCGCATTGGGATGCCAATGGAGTTGACGCATGGCCCCTGGTTCCAAATGAATTAAAGCGCCGGTCATATTAAAACTGCCGGGAAATTCCTTGGCGCTGGCTAACCTCAATTCGTTGCCGCCCAGGGAAACTAAGGGTTGTTGCCCTAAGAGATTATGGGTGTGGGGCACTTCAATTTTGGCCGTTTGCCCCTGGGGAGTCGCGCTAGCCAAGGAGCCAGAAGCTGGGCCGTAGGAGGAAATATAAACCTGTTTTTTGGGCAATTGGGCCACCTGGGCCGCTGTCCAACCTAAATTTTCTTCCACCCAGGCGATCGGGGTGTGGGAAAGCCAATCGGTAACGCTAAAGGTTGCCCCTTCGGAAAAGGTGCCGTCGTTGAACACCAGCAAAAATTTCGCAGTGCCGGGACCAATGCCCTCAATACTGTGGCCCCAACCCCGGGGAAAATACCAAAGCCCTCCCTTATCCACGTCGGCAATTTCCACTTTCCCTTCGGGACTGGTGAGGGTAATGCGAGTTCTGCCTTCCATCACATACGCCCATTCCGCGGCGTTGGCGTGCCAATGTAATTCCCGAATAGCCCCCGGTTCTAAGCTCATATAAACCCCGGCCATACCCTTACTGACAGGAAAATTATAGGTGCCCACCTGTTTGGTGGTGCCGCCGTCATAAAGCACTAGGGGAGTTTTGTTAAAGGCATAGCTAAAAGCTGGTAAATCCTTACCCCAAACCACATTGGAGAGCGATCGCCATTGTTGACTTTGGGCAATAGTGGGGGAAAAAATTCCCAGATAAATTACCAATAAAACGCTCAATCCCACCCACAAAAACCGCCGTCTCAGCTTTCCCATTATCGAATCAACCATAGTGATGCTGGAATGATCACAATCCAGTGATAAAAATTGTCTTTATCTGGAAAATAAACGAGGATTGTGGGGAAGGTAACACCCTGTTAACAAAATGTAACTGATACTAAGGGGAGTATTTCAGCAGTGAAATGGAGGCATTTTTAGGTAATTATTTATTAGAAGAAATTAACAAACATTGACCATCGGGACAGAGGTCTTCCAATTCAATTACCACCGGTTTGATAGCCCAGATGTCTTCGGCATATTCCCGAATAGTACGATCCGAAGAAAATTTACCCATGCGAGCTACATTTAAAATTGCCATGCGAGCCCAGTTTTCTTGATCTTTGTAAGCTTCTCCCACCTTGTTTTGACAGTCCACATAGGCCTGGAAATCGGCAAAAACCAGATAAGGATCATTGCCCAACAGGGAATCCATTAAAGGACGAAATAGTCCCGTATCACCGTGGGAAAAAAAGCCACTGTTAATCAGATCCACCACGGCTTTAAGGTTGGGGTTGTTATTGTAATACTGCCAGGGTTGATAGCCTTCGACCAGGGCTTTTTCCACCTCTGGAGTGGTCAGGCCAAAGAGGAAAAAGTTTTCTGCCCCCACCTCTTCTCGAATTTCGATGTTTGCTCCGTCCAAAGTGCCAATGGTTAAAGCGCCATTCATGGAAAATTTCATATTCCCCGTACCGGAAGCTTCTTTCCCCGCGGTGGAAATTTGTTCCGACAGATCGGCGGCGGGATAGACCCTTTGACCAAATTTAACGTTATAGTCCGGCAAAAAGATAACTTTCAGGCGATCGCCAATGGTGGGGTCATTGTTCACCACATCGGCCACGGAGTTGATCAACTTGATAATTAATTTGGCAGTGAAATAACTGGGGGCCGCCTTACCACCATAGATAAAGGTGCGGGGAGTGATATCGAGATCGGGATTATTTTTAATCTGCAAATAGAGATGGACGACATGGAGAATATTCAAATGTTGCCGTTTATATTCATGGATGCGTTTTACCTGCACATCAAATAGGGAATCGGGATTGACGACTAAATCGCTCTGGGCCTTGATATAGTGCGCTAAATCCTGTTTAACTTCCCGTTTCACCTGTCGCCAATCTTGGCGGAATCCAGCTAGGTCAGCGAAGGGTTCTAGTTGCTTCAACTCATCCAGGTTTTTGATCCAGCCCTCACCAATGCGGGAAGAAATTAGATTACTCAGGCGGGGATTACTGAGCACCATCCAACGACGGGGGGTAACTCCGTTGGTTTTGTTGCTAAATTTTCCTGGCCAGAGTTCATAAAAATCCTTCAAAATGGTCTCTTTCACCAGTTCACTATGTAACGCTGCCACTCCATTAATGGCATGGGAACCCACTGTGGCTAGATAGGCCATACGCACCGACTTTTCCCCGGCTTCGTCAATGATGGACAATCGAGCCAGGCGATCGCCGTCGTTGGGATATTTAATCCGCACTTGATCAAGGAAACGTTGATTAATTTCGTAAATAATTTCTAAATGCCTAGGCAACATTTGGCCAAATAGGGGCAAAGACCATTTTTCCAGGGCCTCCGGTAGTAGGGTGTGGTTGGTAAACCCCAAAGTAGCCTCCGTAATGCCCCAGGCCTGTTGCCATTCATAGTGGTGTTCATCCACTAAAAGACGCATCAATTCCGCCACTGCAATGGAGGGGTGGGTGTCATTCATTTGCACCGCAAAATGTTCGTGAAAATTCTTCAGAGTGGGATTGTCTGATAGATGGATGCGGATCATATCCTGGAGGGAACAGGAAACAAAAAAGTATTGTTGTGCCAGGCGCAACTCTTTGCCCTGGATTTGTTCATCGTTGGGATAGAGCACCTTGGTGAGATTTTCGGAAGTAACTTTATCCTGCACAGCGCCATAGTAGTCCCCCATGTTGAACCGCTGAAAATCGAAGGATTCCGCCGCTTCCGACTTCCAGAGCCGCAAATTGTTGGCGGTACTAACTCGGTAACCCAAAATGGGAGTGTCGTAGGGAATACCTTTGACTAAGTTGTTGGGAACCCACCGCACTCGATAATTGCTTTGATGGTCGGTGTAGGGTTCTGTGTGACCCCCTAGTTTCACCAACACAGCCGCCTCTGGGCGGGCAATTTCCCAGGGATTACCCAACTGTAACCATTTATCTGTGATTTCCACCTGCCAACCGTCTTCAATTTCCTGGTCAAAAATGCCGAATTCGTAGCGGATGCCGTAGCCGATCGCCGGAATTTCCAGGGTGGCGAGGGAATCCATAAAGCAGGCCGCCAAACGACCCAAACCACCGTTACCCAAAC is a window of Synechocystis sp. PCC 7338 DNA encoding:
- a CDS encoding cupin domain-containing protein, which codes for MVDSIMGKLRRRFLWVGLSVLLVIYLGIFSPTIAQSQQWRSLSNVVWGKDLPAFSYAFNKTPLVLYDGGTTKQVGTYNFPVSKGMAGVYMSLEPGAIRELHWHANAAEWAYVMEGRTRITLTSPEGKVEIADVDKGGLWYFPRGWGHSIEGIGPGTAKFLLVFNDGTFSEGATFSVTDWLSHTPIAWVEENLGWTAAQVAQLPKKQVYISSYGPASGSLASATPQGQTAKIEVPHTHNLLGQQPLVSLGGNELRLASAKEFPGSFNMTGALIHLEPGAMRQLHWHPNADEWQYILDGEMDLTVFASEGKASVSRLQQGDVGYVPKGYGHALRNSSKKSLDILVVFNDGDYQSIDLSNWLASNPSSVLGNTFQISPELTKQLPVQDTIFSLPTQQ
- a CDS encoding glycogen/starch/alpha-glucan phosphorylase gives rise to the protein MAFNTTNPLIQVEDDRTGLSVETLKRALADNLFYLQGKFPGIATKHDCYMALAYTIRDRLLQRWLNTVQTYLNCDNRVVAYLSAEYLLGPHLGNNLINLGLWEPVKQAVEESGLNLEELIDIEEEPGLGNGGLGRLAACFMDSLATLEIPAIGYGIRYEFGIFDQEIEDGWQVEITDKWLQLGNPWEIARPEAAVLVKLGGHTEPYTDHQSNYRVRWVPNNLVKGIPYDTPILGYRVSTANNLRLWKSEAAESFDFQRFNMGDYYGAVQDKVTSENLTKVLYPNDEQIQGKELRLAQQYFFVSCSLQDMIRIHLSDNPTLKNFHEHFAVQMNDTHPSIAVAELMRLLVDEHHYEWQQAWGITEATLGFTNHTLLPEALEKWSLPLFGQMLPRHLEIIYEINQRFLDQVRIKYPNDGDRLARLSIIDEAGEKSVRMAYLATVGSHAINGVAALHSELVKETILKDFYELWPGKFSNKTNGVTPRRWMVLSNPRLSNLISSRIGEGWIKNLDELKQLEPFADLAGFRQDWRQVKREVKQDLAHYIKAQSDLVVNPDSLFDVQVKRIHEYKRQHLNILHVVHLYLQIKNNPDLDITPRTFIYGGKAAPSYFTAKLIIKLINSVADVVNNDPTIGDRLKVIFLPDYNVKFGQRVYPAADLSEQISTAGKEASGTGNMKFSMNGALTIGTLDGANIEIREEVGAENFFLFGLTTPEVEKALVEGYQPWQYYNNNPNLKAVVDLINSGFFSHGDTGLFRPLMDSLLGNDPYLVFADFQAYVDCQNKVGEAYKDQENWARMAILNVARMGKFSSDRTIREYAEDIWAIKPVVIELEDLCPDGQCLLISSNK